The DNA segment AAAGGGGTGGAAAGGTTAAGTAGGCAGTTAATATGTATATGATGAAATTTTAAAGCTAGAGAGTTGAAGGATGATAATTCTGACATTTCCAGACAGCTGGTGCCAGAATTTCAGGAGCTTCTCAATTAAAAACATCTGTTGCTTGCAAAGCCATCACCCGGGCAGTGTGGAATATAGGAAGGGAATAGGAGACACAGAGTATTTTCTAGAGGAATATGTCATCTTCTGGGGAGTAAAAGATAGTTATAGTAAACAACTACAGGATAAGGGGAAGCAAATTAATATCTGTTAACATCTACTAGTTGCCTGACTCATTAGATGCTTTTTATACATTAGCTTTCTCTGGGAAGATGATAATAAttccatttaacaaatgagaCACAGGGGCCCAGAAAGGTCAAAAATACACCTATAGTCAGTCATTAGAAGATGGCAGGTCCAAGGTCTAAACCCTGGTCCTGCCCAAAAAACAGAAGTTTAGAAGAAAATGCTGGAATGGGTCCCCTGTCGGTCAGACTACATTTTGGAAACATGGTGTCCTAGGTTTTATACAACCTGAACAAATCTAGAAAGGTCTCCCGTTGCCTTAAATGTGGACTCAGAGCCTTAGGTTGCCACAGTTCTTCTGAATCAGCTGAAAGGACTGGTTCATATTACCTCcctagatatttttaataaatacaaacattcatATATCTTTAGGTAAAACCTAGAATTGAAATTAAGTCTAATTAATGTCAGAAACATACCAGCATTCTACTTCTGCCACTGCATTAAGAGTCCCTTTGTTTTAGGCAGCATTTCACAGGAATGAACAGTGCATGTAAGagagctttttcatttttagactGTTGTTTATATTCACATGTACATTCTCAAAATTCCTTTCAGAATTGAACACCAAATGCTTGTGTTCATAATAAATACCCAGatgccaaaataaaatttttccataaaaagatgaggtgttttccctttttttatgtaatttatttgaaATGGAAGAAACTGGAGGTGTGTGAAAACCACAGTTTCCTGAGAATTTTCCATGGCAAATGTTGTGTCAGTGTTAAATAAGGAAAGCTGTGGTTCCTTCACACATCCTCTAATATTGTGAAGGCTTTTTTCATGCAGGTGTAAAATCTGTTCATAGAGAATACTTAGCATTTTAAGCTTCACAATAAATaagttcatttaaatttaaggTATATGACTGAATTTCTTCTATAAACCACCATAACATTTTTCATCTCTCCAAGGAGGTTTATCACATTCACTTATTTTGTACATTATTGTCTTAACCTTTGAAATTAGGGCAAGATTGTGAGCCTCGGAAGAGGATGTTTGTGTCCTTAATGTGTAAGTCCGTGCTTTCACATATTGAGGCATGTTTATATAAACGTAAGTAACAGTAAATATAAAGAGGGAAAACGTAAGTGAGGCAGAAAGGTGACCAGTAACAAAATAAGGAGAGGTAAAGGATTTGAAGGGTCTCATGGCAGCTTCTGCCCTGCTTGTTCTTGTGAGCTCTTACACCTCGCCCAGTGTCCTCAGCAGAATGGAGACCTGGCGGCTTGCAGCGGAGACCCAGGGCACTGCCAGCGCCACGAATCTGCACCCACTCAGTTCACAAGCCTCTTTGTTCATAATTATGTTTGATTCCTTTCCAGAAAGCTTGGAGGGGGCTTGCAGGGGagtcacagaatgagagaaaagtcATCTCACATACTTTAGAAGAAAACTGGTAGAGAATACTAGACTGAGTTCAGAAACTGGACTGTGAGTTTAGCTTCTTCCCAACTTGCTGGGTAATCTTGAAATCAAGTCAGGACTGTTTAGTCTAATTATTGGGTAAAATCATTGGTCTGTATTCCCTTTACCTCTTGTTAAAATTTGAATTCAAAAAATGCATTGAATGAATTCAAATTGCTGTATtaagaataaacttcaaaagaagtttaaaatgttaaatttggcATTGTTTCCTTAggagaaataaagtttatttaaatggttgttttcgcttataaaatgtgatatttttaactaagacttttttaaaatcaaatattttaagaaatacatgtgTCACATTTTTTATTGGTCTAACTGAAATCCTTAGTATTGATAAAGCATGTAAGTATGTATATGCCATTAACAGTTTTTCGGTTTGCCCTTTTTCCCAGTTAGAATTCTACTCCCCAAATCATAAGCTACTCAGATTTGCAAATCAGTAACAGACCATCAAGAACAGatctaaattaattaaaaacaactggCCACTAAATGTAAGGAAGTTTGAAGGACTAGATGTACCTTAAGAAGTTCTGTACAATGCATTCTTTTTACAAAGATTGCTGGTCGGCAAAGGGAAGAAGCTTAAATTTCTAGGAGTTTCTGCATTCTGGCTACTGTTGATTTGCCATTAGTTTCATGGCTTTAGACAGGGCACTATCTCTggctctgcttttgttttgttttgttttgtttgtgtttgtttgttgtgttttttcatttctctaataaACTCTTCCAGATCAAACATTCTGGTAATGCATTTTCAACCCCCTCCAAAGTCCTTTTTGTGTCAGATCTAAAAATGACGGGGCTGATACTCTCAGTGTTCAATTTCATTTtgccagaaaaatgaaatgttttgtgcACCTTCACATACTCACCAAGATTTTCATGAAATTTCTACACTGTATTATCTCTTGATGTTTAAGTATTCTTAAATAGCTTTGACATTTTTTCAGATTTCAGTATAACAGGAGTACTTTGTTCTCTAAGATATTTGGTGGTGGTGTTAAGTAGCTGACCTTATCAAAATTGCCAGTTTATAAAAATTTGAAGTAATAAGGACATGTTGAAATGTATATTTGCAGATATCATAGTGCACAAAGTAGGTTTGTCACATTAACTACAAGACAGTGTTATTGTTAAATAGATTTCCAGCTAAATGAATGAGAATTTGAgaaactatttcttttctttttgcctacaGATGCTGGTAtagtaactttaaatattttggtaatttttttttattttttgtttctagttttattgagatataattgacatgtagcaaacattgtgtaagtttaagttcTACAACTTGATggtttgatacacatatatattgtgaaagaTCACCATAATAAGGTTAATTAATTAGCACATCTGTCAccttatataattaaaatttttttgtgtggtgaaaacatttaagatttactctttcagAAACTTGCAAGTATATAATAGAGTATAGTTATGTATAATCACTTGGTGAGTATTAGATCTCTAGATGTTATTCATCTTTTTACTGGaggtttgtaccctttgactgaAGTCTCCCCCTCCACCACTTTCCCTGCACCACTAACACCAGTCTCTGGCAACCAACAATCTGGTTTTGTCTCTGTGAGTTTgggtatttttaaattccaagtcctactatgcagtatttgtctttctctgtctgatttatttcactcattgTAATGCCTAccaggttcatccacattgttgcaaatggaagaactttcttctttctcatggctaaataatattccgttgtgtatatatatgtgtatatatatatgtgtatacttacatatatgtgtatatatatgtgtatacttacatatatatgtatatagacacattttctttattcactccATTTATCAGTGGACTTCTGGTTGTTCCCATGTCTTGTCTATCATGAATAATACTTCAGTGAACACAGCATCTCTCTGAGATAACTGAACttcatttgcttctatttttaatttgtttaggaGCCTCCTCTGTTTTCCCTAATGTCTGTACTAGtttcattctcaccagcagtgtgccagggttcccttttctcctcatgctcaccaacacttgttagctcttgtttttttgatactagccattctgacaggtatgagatgatcTCTCATCAGGGTTTTgggtgatttgcatttccccagagattagtaatgttgagcttcctctcatgtacctgttggccatttcttACTTAGAAaagtatctgttcaagtcctctgcccattttttaatcagattttatttttatttggttttatttatttgctgttgagttgtataagttccttCCATATTTTGGATTTTAGCTCCTCATCTGagatatggtttgcaaatattttctcccattctgtagattgccttttcacttgGTTGACTGTTTCTTATGTTTCGCAGCAAGTTTGTAGTTTGATCTTACCccactagtttatttttgcttttggtgcttGTGTCGTTGGTATCACATCCAAAAAAAGTTATTGCCACAACCACtgtcatggaatttttttccctacgtgttcttctaggagttttacagtttcactTCTCACATTTCAGTCTTCTTAGTCCagtttaagttaatttttgtgagtggtaagATAGGGGTCtcgtttcattctttggcatatgaatatccagtttttctaataccatttatttaaaagactgtcttttctcctgtCATGTATTCTTGACTCCCTCATCAAATAGCAGTTTACTGTAcatgcaaatgtttatttctgggttctccttTCTATTCCATTAGcctatgggtctgtttttattttaataccatactattttattACTAAAAGTTGGTACTATAGTCTGAGATTAGGAAgcataatgcctccagctttgttcttctttctcaagattgctctggctattcagggtgttttgtggtttcatacaaattgtaggattttttttttatttctatgaaaaatgccattggcatTTTTATAGGGATCGCATTGAATTTATAGGTAGTTTTGGAACTgcagatattttaacaatactaattttTCCAATCTATAATTACAGATACCTTTACAATTATTTGCAACCTCTTTGATTTGTTATTAAAGTCTTATCGAGTTTTAAGTGTaaagatctttcacttcctttgttgtatttattcctaagtattttatcattttttatgatactgtaaataggattgttttctttattttccttttagctatttcatagaaatgcaactgattcttGTACATTGCCTGGATAAGTCCTTCAAACACGATAGACTTCAAACTGCCATCATCTTGCACTTACTAATGTACTCATAAGTTTGTATtactaagggaaaaaaagctTTATATTGGTCCATTAACAATGaagagtaaatttaaaataaagacatttaagaCTGACAACTCTACGTGACACACTAGTGAAATGTATTCACTTGTTTTATGAGATGTTTATCGAATCCAGCCTGTTACCAGTTACCGATCCAAGCACTATGTCTGTAgcaatgaggaaaacaaagcccCTGCCTCACAGATAGGAAAATACCTGCACTGACATGCAGTGCTAAGTGATGTGAAGTAAATAAAGAATTATGGCAAGTGTTGTGTTAGTTCAGATAACATTTGAGCAGATACATGAATAATAGGAGATGATCAGCCATGTATATATTTGGGAGTATACCATTCCAGGTAGAGAAGAGCTTATAGTGGAATAGCCTAAGCATCAGAAGGCAGTAAAGCTTGAAGAAGAAGAGATAAGGACATACCATGATATGGTTACCTTTTAAAAACTCCCTGTGATGCTATATGGAAAATCAGGTGTAGGGGAGCAGGTGACCAGGTTTGAGGATATTTCATTGGTGCTGCAGGTGAGAGGTGTTGGTGAATTGGTCAAAAGTCTTAACAGCAGAAGTGGTGAGACATGACTGGCCCTGAATCTATTTTGCATTTGGAACTATAGGATTTGCTAAAGGAATAATTGTGAGCtctgaaggaaggagaaatgtgATAGAAGAATTCTTAAAGTTTTAGTTCTGAACAACCAGCAAAATTGAAATTACATATAATAAGATAGGAAAGACTGAAGAAGTAGGTTTGGGAAGGATATCAAAGAATTCTCTTTTAATATGTCAAGCAGGAGGTTCATACAGGAGCCTCAATCTCAAGTGAGAGTAGCAGTTAGAAATTTGGAAGTTGTCAGCCTACAgatgattttcaaagaaattatccCAAATCATTGGTTTTtctaaattcataaatatattaacTATTATATATAATCAGCTTCCATTCAGGCATCATCAAGTTTATGAAGTGTTGCCTATCTATCAGCCAAGCACTGGTAGAACATTCTGAGAGTACAGTAGAGATATTGAGACATtcaaaatacagatatttaacaTCAGATAATTTCTATATCTCTGTTAACTGGAATTTCAAACATTACAATATTTTGAATCACCCAGCTTAGTACTAATATGTTATTTggttctttcatatttatttagtcTATTTTTAACTAGATTTTTTAAGCTCTTTGAAAGCAggagctcccctccccccccccccccccccccatcacacaGGATGCCTACCACAGTTCTGGAAATATACTAAGACCACAAAGAATATTTGTTAATGGATGACatgataatttttttagtttatttgttttgttttgagaaagagagtatgagtggaggaggggcagagagagagagaatcccaaacaggctctgcactggcaacacagagcctaaccctgggctcgatctcacagaccatgagatcatgacctgagccaaaagcaagaaagcaagagtctgctgcttaaccagctgagccaccgaggtgttCTTGATTAGATGATTTAATTGTTCAGGGCAGTATTATTTTTGTCACCatgagctttattttttcttcatcatgGATTATACAAGTGATTTATCTAATGAGAATACTGACAAATTCCTGTTACCTAGCTCttcgttttaaaaaaattacgatacttttgggatgagcactgggtgatgtatggaaaccaatttgacaataaatttcatatattgaaaaaaataaaaaaataaaaaaaatttaaaaattacaatagatTTTCTTTTACTCACTTCTTAATAGTACTATCTGGCTTTTATTCCCatgtttattatttcaatttgcaGCCTGATTCTACTGCAACTGAAAGAGCAATTGCTAGGCTAGCAGTGCATCctcttctgaagaaaaaaatagatgtgcTAAAAGGTATGAATTAAATGACTTTTAAGCCATGTACCTAAATGCACTTGGGTATGTGATTCTGAATAAATGgctattgatttatttattctatgttttttttttcattttgaggacCTTTTATAAATAtctccttcaaatatttttaaatgtggtaagGTGCCTGATATGGAAGTTATCTGATgtctaatgaaaaattaaatctgtattttttcctaaattctaatatataaatatatatgtatttatatatataacatatattcatGGTAAATTTTAATACAACTGGTTTGCTAAATATTAATGTAATTCATAATATTACTTTTGATGTGGCCACGTACTCacataattttcattattataaaatgcgttgaaagaattaaatgttGTCACAGAttagaagatatttatttttatgtctgaaaGCACGATTTATAATGTGCCACAACCATATCAACACAATTTTGCTAAAGAAATTGAAgtggccattttatttttcttatttgtattcaCTGAAGTTTCCACTATTTTTCATAATTCCAAGGCCTGAAAGGATGGTTAAttttagagttttaaattttttttttcaacgttttttatttatttttgggacagagagagacagagcatgaacgggggaggggcagagagagggagacacagaatcggaaacaggctccaggctccgagccatcagcccagagcccaacgcggggctcgaactcacggaccgcgagatcgtgaccgggctgaagtcggacgcttaaccgactgcaccacccaggcgcccctagagttttaAATTGAATACCTCTGAGCATTTCTCAGTTTGGTTTTTAAAGTCACTAGAGTTCTTCTGTGGGTTCAGATCTatcatatatatttgcatatatatatttgcatatataattgCAGTTGTCCTCTTAAGTATATCCAAATAGTTGAAGAAATACTGTACTGAAACAGTTAtgttttattatctgttttaatGCTGAAACAAGTCATGTGCTATTTCTTTTGCAGCTGCTGTCAAAGCTTTTAAAGATGCAAGACAAAATGTTGTTGAAATTAACTCATCAAAGAATGCTTCAGTAGAAAATCATTCCAAGGACACTTTGTGTTCAAATGATGATGCCAGTAAGTTACAGCATGAAGGAACTATTGTCAgtgagcaaaaagagaaagaagccaaaatattggcaaagaaaccaagaaattcaaaagaaaaaataaccaagATGGAACATGGACCCAATGCTGTAGACATTCCAGATTCTCCATCAAAGCCTTCTGAAAGGGATTCTGTAGTTCCGTCTGAACCGCGGAAGACACCTGCTgacccaaaaatgaaaacaataagtaaaactaaaaaaagtaaagggtCCAATAGCTCCCTTGGTGATAACAGTGATGGAGAAGAattacaggaagaagaaaaggagtatTTTGATGATAGCACAGAAGAAAGGTTTTACAAACAGTCTTCAATGTCTGAGGATAGTGACAGTGGTGATGACTTCTTCATTGGGAAAGTCAGACGGACACGAAAGAAGGAAAGTAATTGCCATTCTTCAGTTAAGGaacaaaacccccccaaaaaagtgttACCTGAAGAAGATCTACTTGAAACCCATCAGAatataagaaaagacaaaaacccgCCAAGTACAGAATCAAGGAAGTTTGAGTCagtgtttttccattctttatctGGATCTAAAATCTCCAGAAGGTAAGAGTATTTTTTCTATCCTAAAATAATTATTagttcttaattttctttaagatgAGAAATATCTGCACATCCTAACTACGACAGAATCTCTCCCATACATACATGTAGTTTATACAACACATCCTTTGTTTAGACTTGGCCCTTTTGAATGTTATATTCGGATCATATTTACAAATACACATATgggagggtacctgggtgactcagttggctgagcatctgactcaatttcaactcaggtcatgatctcacgcatggttctgggttcaagccccacattgggctctgcgctaactgttggagcctgcttgagattctctgtctctttgcctctctctgccctgcttgtcctctctctctcaaaataaataaataagctttaagaaaaaaggggacatcttaaaataaaaattttttaaaatacctaaaTGGCAGTGCCACATTTATCCTGTAGCCAGGTAATTTGTCCAACTAATTTAAGTTTATCCCTTAGATGACCAAAGTCTTCAAACTTTGAATTTGCTTTTGATGAAAACCTTTTGAAAATATCTCACATATCTTActctttaaatagaaatttctgaaaagaacagtgggctttggggcgcctgggtggctcagtcagttaagcatccgacttcacctcaggtcatgatctcacagtttgtgggtcgagccccgtgtcgggctctgggctgacagctcagagcctggaggctgtttccgattctgtgtctccctctctctctgcccctcccctgttcacgctctgtctctgtctcaaaaataaataaacattaaaaaaaaaaaactaaaaaaaaaaaaaaaagaacagtgggcTATGTTTTTGACAACCCAGAGccatcattattttaaacatcAGTCCTTTTCTTATGAAATGCTTGCTCTCACTGAGCTTCTCCGGACTCCTGTGTATTTGGTAATGTTGCTGCCTCTGTCCCTGCTATTCACCACCAGTTTCCACAGCTCTCCTGTGATAAGTCAGtaagtttaatttcatttgtaattcTAATCTGGTAGGAGATAGCTTCACACGGTTAGATTATTTCTTCAGTAACAgctattttcttcagaaaattgtttttgtaaAGTCAAGGATAATTTTTAATAGAACAGAAACTTGTGATGTTAACATTTTCCAGGGAAGTAAGTGTAGAAAGACACACAACCATATTTGGAACCTtacaattaattaaaataatttttatgtgtccCAAACC comes from the Prionailurus bengalensis isolate Pbe53 chromosome A1, Fcat_Pben_1.1_paternal_pri, whole genome shotgun sequence genome and includes:
- the SRFBP1 gene encoding serum response factor-binding protein 1; this translates as MAQQGSLNLNNEVVKMRKDVKRIRVLVIRKLVRSVGRLKSKKGTEDALLKNQRRAQRLLEEIHAMKELKPDIVTKSALSDDINFEKICKKPDSTATERAIARLAVHPLLKKKIDVLKAAVKAFKDARQNVVEINSSKNASVENHSKDTLCSNDDASKLQHEGTIVSEQKEKEAKILAKKPRNSKEKITKMEHGPNAVDIPDSPSKPSERDSVVPSEPRKTPADPKMKTISKTKKSKGSNSSLGDNSDGEELQEEEKEYFDDSTEERFYKQSSMSEDSDSGDDFFIGKVRRTRKKESNCHSSVKEQNPPKKVLPEEDLLETHQNIRKDKNPPSTESRKFESVFFHSLSGSKISRREQAPKSKTPGFQQNELQLKNPFNKSAQRGLENTKQQSQLPLHPSWEASRRRKEQQSKIAVFQGKKITFDD